One genomic region from Vibrio sp. SCSIO 43137 encodes:
- a CDS encoding type II toxin-antitoxin system RelE family toxin — translation MNKVLWSKRALRQARKIQKPVRQLIVEKAKTLVDFPKCQNVRSLTNHKYDYRLRVGRYRLFFNYDGEIRIVSIEEVKIRNESTY, via the coding sequence ATGAACAAAGTATTGTGGTCGAAAAGGGCTTTAAGACAAGCCCGGAAAATCCAAAAGCCAGTAAGACAGCTGATTGTCGAAAAAGCAAAGACCCTAGTAGATTTTCCTAAGTGCCAAAACGTCAGGAGTCTGACCAACCATAAATATGACTATCGGCTAAGGGTTGGGCGTTATAGATTGTTTTTTAACTATGACGGTGAAATTCGAATTGTCAGTATTGAAGAGGTTAAAATCCGCAATGAAAGCACATATTGA